A genomic segment from Torulaspora delbrueckii CBS 1146 chromosome 3, complete genome encodes:
- the PBN1 gene encoding Pbn1p (similar to Saccharomyces cerevisiae PBN1 (YCL052C); ancestral locus Anc_1.14) has product MTAKSRFTVLFEEAEDVGNHLRTDDYSLTVDGGPTAITQHRWTWGNASDDNDDITRITWRAGKLRTSNLSEVISSVLSPGFNVYKSLGEPLEKSVDTPLFKSFHSESFDIDSFLPVDSEARSLPWNAEDCDLDIRLRSNYTEVAQWCPLHENETVTFKRETGIDSSQAGLFYLDSRDDTLVNLSGLTCKWNASGNIEKCQKTTLFYKTPHMPTVSLETAVVELETPVGLHPKLMVNLTSAKATDKCEYYMLLQLPVDVFVDKYQSTPLFVFGEHDLELPEYKLRDKSWGSESLFRMEPGMLNELTLHSRYVEPVVGEEAKIISFTPVVFQACDSDQEDLLRNPFYSKGMGYESYFTPNTVFTHFNSQTLEVPIPKPDLLYYDATKFATLACLLVSMIYILSKVVGKPRSRRHSAR; this is encoded by the coding sequence ATGACTGCCAAGAGTCGTTTCACGGTGCTtttcgaagaagcagaagatgTTGGCAATCATTTGCGCACAGATGACTACAGTCTTACTGTTGATGGAGGTCCTACTGCTATAACACAACATAGATGGACATGGGGGAATGCAAGTGACGACAACGATGACATTACCCGTATAACTTGGCGGGCGGGAAAACTTAGGACTTCAAATCTATCCGAGGTAATCAGTTCTGTACTGAGCCCAGGGTTTAACGTCTACAAGTCCCTAGGTGAGCCATTGGAGAAAAGTGTAGACACGCCACTGTTCAAATCCTTCCATAGTGAGTCTTTCGATATCGATAGTTTCCTGCCAGTGGATTCAGAGGCTAGATCATTGCCATGGAATGCGGAAGACTGTGATTTAGACATTCGGTTAAGAAGCAACTATACTGAGGTGGCACAATGGTGTCCTTTACATGAAAATGAAACTGTGACATTTAAGAGGGAAACAGGCATCGATTCGAGCCAGGCAGGTCTCTTTTACTTAGATTCGAGAGACGACACTCTAGTGAATTTGAGTGGACTAACATGTAAGTGGAATGCGAGTGGTAATATCGAGAAATGTCAAAAGACCACACTGTTTTACAAGACACCGCATATGCCAACAGTCTCTTTGGAAACAGCAGTAGTTGAATTGGAAACACCAGTTGGCCTTCATCCTAAACTCATGGTCAATCTAACAAGCGCAAAGGCAACTGACAAATGCGAATACTACATGCTCCTACAATTACCAGTGGATGTATTCGTGGACAAATATCAATCAACACCTCTATTCGTATTCGGAGAGCATGATTTGGAGCTTCCTGAATATAAGCTAAGAGATAAATCTTGGGGATCTGAATCACTTTTTAGAATGGAACCGGGCATGCTCAATGAGCTTACTTTGCACTCTAGATACGTGGAACCCGTCGTTGGGGAAGAGGCCAAGATAATAAGTTTCACACCTGTTGTGTTCCAAGCTTGTGACagtgatcaagaagacCTCCTTAGAAATCCTTTTTATTCGAAGGGAATGGGATATGAATCGTATTTCACTCCCAATACGGTATTTACACATTTCAATTCGCAGACCCTAGAAGTCCCAATTCCTAAGCCAGACCTGCTTTACTATGATGCTACGAAATTCGCGACGTTAGCGTGCTTGCTTGTCTCCATGATATACATCTTGTCTAAGGTGGTTGGGAAGCCACGCTCTAGAAGACATTCCGCTAGGTGA
- the SPB1 gene encoding 27S pre-rRNA (guanosine2922-2'-O)-methyltransferase (similar to Saccharomyces cerevisiae SPB1 (YCL054W); ancestral locus Anc_1.13), giving the protein MGKTQKKNSKGRLDRYYYLAKEKGYRARSSFKVIQINEKYGHFLEKSKVVIDLCAAPGSWCQVAAKLCPINSLIVGVDIVPMKPIPNVITFQSDITTEDCRSKLRGYMKTWKADTVLHDGAPNVGLGWVQDAFTQSQLTLQALKLAVENLVVNGTFVTKVFRSKDYNKLIWVFQQLFDKVEATKPPASRNVSAEIFVVCRGYKAPKRLDPRLLDPKEVFEELPDGPQNMEAKVYNPEKKVRKRQGYEDGDHLLYHETSILEFVKTEDPITMLGQMNKFTIDEDEKDWKIVKKLKQTTNELYECVKDLKVLGKKDFKMLLRWRKAAAEILGYGKEDEKTSIEEVPLDEEEQIEKELQQLQEKQRLNQKRERRKKNEMKQKELTRMNMNMLTPNDIGIEAADVGRESVFNLKTAEKTGILDQLAKGKKRMIFKDSENARDSDIHIEDGVKFTDKDDAGLADDLESQLDAMYENYKMNKSERDAKFRAKQARGGDNEDEWTGFENPEKEDKEDDDEQLVDGESDLSDSDDDEAINNLISNLKGNTGDSKLSTKARMLFNDPIFENVSADIPADDEETESTQPEPELEANTTGAKRKYGELDSDDDSENNSDFEIVANSSSEDESLSSDYDSDEEAKESKKQKHAKDIDIATVEAMTLAHQLALGQKTKHDLVDEGFNRYAFRDSENLPAWFIDEEKQHSKTNKPITKEAAIAIKEKMKALNARPIKKVAEAKARKKMRSLARLEKIKKKAGVIVDDSDKSEKDKADEIAKLMRKVSKKQKTKPRVTLVYASGKNRALSGRPKGVKGKYKMVDGVMKNEQRALRRIAKKNKKK; this is encoded by the coding sequence ATGGGTAAGActcagaagaaaaatagCAAAGGTCGTTTAGATAGGTACTATTACCTTGCTAAGGAGAAAGGTTATCGTGCCcgttcttctttcaaagttatTCAGATCAATGAGAAATATGGtcatttcttggagaaatcGAAAGTGGTGATTGATCTGTGTGCAGCCCCAGGTTCCTGGTGTCAAGTTGCAGCTAAGCTGTGTCCAATAAATTCGTTGATTGTCGGTGTTGATATCGTTCCGATGAAACCAATTCCCAACGTTATTACATTTCAGAGTGATATTACCACAGAGGATTGTAGATCTAAATTACGTGGGTACATGAAGACTTGGAAAGCGGACACTGTTTTGCATGATGGTGCTCCAAATGTTGGTCTTGGCTGGGTTCAGGATGCATTCACGCAGTCGCAGTTGACTCTACAGGCTCTGAAACTGGCTGTAGAAAATCTAGTCGTCAATGGTACTTTTGTGACCAAAGTTTTCAGATCGAAGGATTATAACAAGTTGATATGGGTTTTCCAACAGCTGTTCGATAAGGTCGAGGCAACAAAACCACCAGCATCTAGAAACGTTTCTGCAGAAATCTTTGTTGTTTGCAGAGGATATAAGGCACCAAAGAGGCTTGATCCTCGTTTATTGGATCCTAAAGAAgttttcgaagaattgcCAGATGGGCCTCAAAACATGGAAGCTAAAGTCTACAATCCGGAGAAGAAGGTTAGAAAGAGACAAGGTTATGAAGATGGTGATCACCTGTTATACCACGAGACTTCTATCCTTGAGTTTGTGAAGACAGAAGATCCGATAACGATGTTGGGTcaaatgaacaaatttaccattgatgaggatgaaaaaGATTGGAAAATCgtcaagaagctgaagcAAACCACGAACGAGTTGTACGAGTGCGTAAAGGATCTGAAAGTCCTGGggaagaaagatttcaagatgcTATTGAGATGGAGAAAAGCAGCAGCTGAGATTCTTGGCTatggcaaagaagatgagaaaacatccattgaagaggttCCACTagatgaggaagagcaaatcgagaaagaattgcaaCAGCTACAAGAAAAGCAGCGTTTAAACCAAAAGCgtgaaagaagaaagaaaaatgaaatgAAGCAGAAGGAATTGACTAGAATGAATATGAACATGTTGACTCCAAATGATATTGGTATCGAGGCCGCCGATGTGGGAAGAGAATCTGTTTTCAACCTTAAGACAGCTGAGAAGACAGGCATACTAGATCAGTTGGCTAAGGGTaagaaaagaatgattttcaaagattcagAGAATGCCAGAGATAGCGATATCCATATCGAAGATGGCGTCAAATTTACTGATAAGGACGATGCTGGATTGGCAGATGACCTAGAATCACAGTTAGACGCAATGTACGAAAACTACAAAATGAACAAGTCTGAAAGAGATGCTAAATTCAGAGCCAAGCAAGCTAGAGGGGGAGATAACGAAGACGAGTGGACAGGTTTCGAGAACCCTGAGAAAGAGgataaagaagatgatgatgagcaaCTTGTCGATGGAGAGTCAGATCTTTCTGATTCggacgatgatgaagccATTAATAACTTAATCAGCAACCTCAAGGGTAATACGGGTGATTCCAAGCTAAGTACAAAAGCCAGAATGCTCTTCAATGATCCTATTTTCGAGAATGTATCTGCTGATATACCagctgatgatgaagagacagAAAGCACGCAGCCAGAGCCAGAATTGGAAGCAAACACAACGGGAGCAAAAAGAAAGTACGGCGAGTTAGACTCTGACGATGATAGTGAAAATAACTCTGACTTTGAAATCGTAGCGAATAGCAGctctgaagatgaaagtcTATCTTCTGACTATGATTCCGACGAGGAAGCTAAAGAAAGTAAGAAACAGAAGCATGCAAAAGACATTGACATTGCCACCGTTGAAGCTATGACACTGGCTCATCAATTAGCATTAGGCCAAAAGACTAAGCACGATCTTGTCGATGAGGGATTTAACAGGTATGCGTTCAGGGATTCAGAGAACCTCCCAGCATGGTTCATCGACGAAGAGAAACAGCACTCGAAGACTAACAAACCGATAACGAAGGAAGCTGCGATTGCAATCAAGGAGAAGATGAAGGCATTGAATGCAAGGCCgatcaagaaagtagcAGAAGCCAAGGccagaaagaagatgaggtCTTTGGCCCGTctggaaaagatcaaaaagAAGGCTGGTGTGATTGTTGATGACAGTGACAAGTCTGAAAAGGATAAGGCAGATGAAATTGCTAAGTTGATGCGTAAAGTCAGTAAGAAGCAGAAAACAAAACCTAGGGTTACCTTGGTTTATGCTTCTGGTAAAAATAGGGCGCTATCAGGTAGACCAAAGGGTGTCAAGGGTAAGTATAAGATGGTCGATGGTGTTATGAAGAATGAACAAAGAGCTCTAAGACGAATTGctaagaagaataaaaagaAGTAG
- the KAR4 gene encoding Kar4p (similar to Saccharomyces cerevisiae KAR4 (YCL055W); ancestral locus Anc_1.12) — MSNKSRKEKHVSFKPAKELHKNDYSNNYVHTGSLPQKHVSNIDNTVEGYPKLEKLFQMKGEQVAQYTTTPFGCKVDIDQMVPTINHWIQKEKLTFDVVMIGCLTNNQFIYPLLTQLAMDKLVSKPGFLFIWASAQKINELNRLLSNEAWAKKFRRSEELVFVPIDKDSPFFPGLDQPDHSLIEKMQWHCWMCITGTVRRSTDGHLIHCNIDTDLCIEKKGTNDGAVPSHLYKVAENFSTSTRRLHIIPARTGKDYPVRLRPGWVIMSPDIMLDNFAPGRYRSEIEKLGCNIPMKNEIQNLRPKSPTQKA, encoded by the coding sequence ATGAGCAATAAGAGCCGTAAAGAAAAGCATGTGAGTTTCAAACCCGCTAAAGAACTTCATAAGAATGACTATTCGAACAACTACGTACATACTGGTTCTTTACCTCAGAAACATGTATCTAACATTGATAACACTGTGGAAGGATACCCAAAGCTTGAGAAACTCTTTCAGATGAAAGGCGAACAAGTTGCTCAGTACACTACGACGCCTTTTGGCTGTAAAGTGGATATTGATCAAATGGTACCCACAATAAATCACTGGATTCAAAAGGAAAAGCTTACGTTTGATGTGGTCATGATTGGTTGTTTGACCAACAACCAGTTCATTTATCCGCTCCTGACGCAGTTGGCTATGGACAAGTTGGTTTCAAAACCTGggtttctcttcatctgggCTAGCGCTCAAAAGATTAATGAGCTTAACAGATTGCTGAGCAATGAAGCTTGGGCTAAAAAGTTTAGACGGAGTGAAGAACTGGTCTTTGTTCCAATCGACAAGGACTCACCTTTCTTTCCTGGATTAGATCAGCCTGATCACTCTttaattgaaaagatgCAATGGCATTGTTGGATGTGCATTACAGGGACTGTACGAAGGTCTACTGATGGGCACTTGATTCATTGTAACATTGATACAGATCTATGTATCGAGAAGAAAGGAACCAACGACGGGGCTGTACCCTCACACCTCTACAAAGTCGCTGAGAACTTTTCCACTTCTACAAGAAGACTGCATATAATTCCTGCAAGGACCGGGAAGGATTACCCAGTTCGTTTGAGACCTGGTTGGGTTATTATGAGTCCCGACATTATGCTAGATAATTTCGCTCCTGGCAGGTACAGAAGTGAGATTGAAAAACTGGGATGTAACATAccaatgaaaaatgaaattcaaaatctaAGACCTAAAAGTCCAACACAAAAAGCTTAA
- the TDEL0C06920 gene encoding uncharacterized protein (ancestral locus Anc_1.11), with the protein MAISSKRPRSEQGTGDSALPLKRRSFILSNQAETPRGSGGFQFLKEADGFSLDSEDENNRTNNLIRFSTSDELNPKLVEAVGRYSDSDSATRSDQEYHYQIGEANFRRKSLSRPGSFSSSSRKQQVSKLDLLARERCFDYIVQSIDEVWARYCDTTSSAEAVVYNNFAAKKNRAGVKIASLHNHKPLNISDNETEFDSVASENEVPSEDDDDESCGYKSEATNPTEYENETDYSESRTVSNLPDSVKLQSLKHRLTKAKSDLELVYDSSELTDSQSFWRRWDMIKYSAVEMMEDDDDDEVIETTIEELEQGRCYTN; encoded by the coding sequence ATGGCTATCTCGAGTAAACGTCCACGCTCTGAGCAAGGAACAGGCGATTCGGCTTTACCATTGAAGCGGAGGTCATTCATTCTGTCAAACCAGGCAGAGACTCCGCGTGGTAGTGGAGGTttccagttcttgaaagaagctgacggtttttctttggactctgaggatgaaaataATAGGACCAATAATCTGATAAGGTTTTCTACATCTGATGAGTTGAACCCCAAGCTTGTGGAAGCAGTCGGTAGGTATTCTGATTCTGATAGTGCAACTCGATCTGATCAAGAGTACCACTACCAGATTGGAGAAGCCAATTTTAGACGGAAATCATTGTCTAGACCAggttctttctcttctagTTCAAGGAAACAACAGGTGTCGAAATTAGACTTGCTCGCCAGAGAAAGGTGTTTTGATTACATCGTTCAGTCTATCGATGAGGTTTGGGCTAGGTACTGTGATACAACTTCGAGCGCAGAGGCAGTGGTTTACAATAATTTTGcggcaaagaagaataggGCAGGAGTCAAAATTGCAAGTTTACACAATCACAAACCATTGAACATCTCGGATAACGAGACGGAATTTGATAGTGTGGCGTCAGAGAATGAAGTGCCATCAGAGgacgacgatgatgagagTTGTGGCTATAAATCAGAGGCTACCAATCCTACTGAATATGAAAATGAAACAGATTACAGCGAATCACGCACTGTGTCGAATTTACCGGATTCAGTGAAATTacaatctttgaaacatAGGCTGACAAAGGCCAAGAGTGATTTGGAGCTGGTTTACGACTCAAGTGAATTGACAGACTCACAGTCCTTCTGGAGACGTTGGGATATGATCAAATACAGTGCTGTGGAAATGatggaagatgatgatgatgatgaagtcATAGAGACTACCATCGAAGAGTTGGAACAAGGCCGGTGTTACACCAATTAG
- the TDEL0C06930 gene encoding uncharacterized protein (similar to Saccharomyces cerevisiae YCL056C; ancestral locus Anc_1.10): MTSGNSSPSSLGKPTGGSKTSFEDNLIAGLESVCSFFDNVYFAKSLGIIGENNFLYRRLNKGGWGSKLWFVTLLLSVRKCLRQIFQIVRNRIRLKTEIKGMDKNGKGLMNDVLKEKILLMLQKSNAMMRETLLDLLQNSVYLMIVVIDVFKLNIPKRARQILEPLSNFVTIMRFFTMGFSSVDV; the protein is encoded by the coding sequence ATGACGTCCGGTAATTCAAGTCCCAGCTCACTGGGTAAACCGACGGGTGGATCAAAGACATCATTCGAAGACAATCTTATTGCTGGATTGGAATCTGTTTGTAGTTTTTTCGACAATGTGTATTTTGCCAAGAGTTTAGGAATTATTGGTGAGAATAATTTCCTGTATAGACGTTTGAATAAAGGTGGTTGGGGATCCAAATTGTGGTTTGTCACACTGTTACTCTCAGTGAGAAAATGCCTTCGCCAGATATTTCAGATAGTAAGAAATAGGATTAGATTGAAGACAGAGATTAAGGGTATGGACAAGAATGGCAAAGGGCTTATGAACGATGtattgaaggagaaaatTTTGCTGATGTTGCAGAAGAGCAATGCGATGATGAGAGAAACCTTGCTTGACCTTTTACAAAATTCAGTCTATCTCATGATCGTGGTGATAGATGTGTTCAAGTTAAATATACCAAAAAGAGCAAGACAAATTCTAGAGCCATTGTCGAATTTTGTCACGATTatgagatttttcaccatgGGATTTTCGTCAGTAGATGTATGA
- the MIC10 gene encoding Mic10p (similar to Saccharomyces cerevisiae YCL057C-A; ancestral locus Anc_1.8) produces MSEKSQAQLQVAAPSRSILNDKWDVVLSNMLVKTGLGFGVGVVGSVLFFKRRAFPVWLGIGFGLGRGYAEGDAIFRSAAGLRSVKA; encoded by the coding sequence ATGtctgaaaaatcacaaGCACAGTTACAAGTTGCTGCACCAAGCAGAAGTATTCTGAATGATAAGTGGGACGTTGTTCTATCCAATATGCTAGTAAAGACAGGGCTCGGTTTTGGAGTTGGTGTCGTAGGTTCTGtgcttttcttcaaacGTCGTGCATTCCCTGTGTGGCTAGGCATTGGTTTTGGTCTAGGAAGAGGTTACGCTGAAGGCGATGCTATCTTCCGTTCTGCTGCGGGCTTAAGATCTGTCAAGGCATAA
- the ADF1 gene encoding Adf1p (similar to Saccharomyces cerevisiae YCL058W-A; ancestral locus Anc_1.7), producing the protein MAVKNNFKKTGKGVQKNQKNCKKAISRRDVKKTKFRVENLNRDTASLSEIIKLNASTAVKGSARKANTLENRTLQKDWQKDQKIREKSKAEKEEMANNLEKQIEDISGFSL; encoded by the coding sequence ATGGCCGTTAAAAACAACTTTAAAAAGACCGGCAAAGGTGTCCAAAAGAATCAgaagaattgcaagaaaGCAATATCGCGAAGAGATGTTAAAAAGACAAAGTTTAGAgttgagaatttgaatagAGATACTGCTTCACTGTCTGAAATAATCAAACTCAATGCATCCACTGCTGTGAAGGGAAGTGCGCGCAAGGCTAATACATTGGAGAACAGAACCCTTCAAAAAGACTGGCAAAAGGACCAAAAGATACGAGAGAAGTCGAAAGCTGAGAAGGAGGAAATGGCCAATAACTTGGAGAAACAGATAGAAGATATATCGGGATTTTCGTTATGA
- the KRR1 gene encoding ribosome biosynthesis protein KRR1 (similar to Saccharomyces cerevisiae KRR1 (YCL059C); ancestral locus Anc_1.6), translating to MVSTHNRDKPWDTEDIDKWQVEEFKPEDNASGLPFAEESSFMTLFPKYREPYLKSIWNDVTRALNAHHIACVLDLMEGSMTVKTTRKTFDPAIILRARDLIKLLARSVPFAQAVKILEEDVACDVIKIGNVVANKERFVKRRQRLVGPNGNTLKALELLTKCYILVQGNTVSVMGPYKGLKEVRRVVEDTMRNVHPIYQIKELMIKRELAKRPELAEEDWSRFLPMFKKRNVARKKPKKIRAEKKVYTPFPPAQQPRKIDLEIESGEYFLSKKEKEINKLKERREKQAEKQEEKEEARSKDYIAPKEDVYKSSLEPEKKKKKRKAQHEDNSEDEKTQKKAKKRRQKRLSK from the coding sequence ATGGTTTCAACGCATAACAGAGACAAGCCATGGGATACTGAAGATATCGACAAGTGGCAAGTCGAAGAATTTAAGCCAGAAGACAATGCATCGGGACTGCCATTTGCTGAGGAATCAAGCTTTATGACTCTATTCCCTAAATACAGAGAACCATACCTGAAATCTATTTGGAATGATGTTACAAGAGCCTTAAACGCACACCACATTGCCTGTGTCTTGGATCTGATGGAAGGTTCGATGACAGTTAAGACAACTAGAAAAACATTCGACCCAGCCATTATTTTGAGGGCTCGTGATCTAATCAAGCTTCTGGCACGTTCAGTACCTTTCGCGCAGGCTGTCAAGATcttagaagaagatgtggCCTGCGATGTTATAAAGATTGGAAATGTGGTTGCGAATAAAGAGAGGTTCGTCAAGAGAAGACAACGTCTCGTGGGGCCCAACGGTAACACCCTTAAAGCTTTAGAGCTGTTAACAAAGTGCTATATCTTAGTTCAAGGTAACACAGTGAGTGTCATGGGACCTTATAAAGGATTGAAAGAAGTCCGCCGTGTTGTGGAAGATACGATGAGAAACGTCCATCCAATTTATCAGATTAAAGAACTCATGATAAAGAGAGAGTTGGCAAAGAGACCAGAGTTGGCAGAGGAGGATTGGTCAAGATTCTTGCCCatgttcaagaagaggaacGTTGCACGtaagaaaccaaagaagatcagAGCAGAGAAGAAGGTATACACACCATTCCCACCAGCTCAGcaaccaagaaagattgatctgGAAATCGAAAGTGGTGAGTATTTCCTGAGcaagaaggagaaagagatcaataAGCTCAAGGAACGCCGAGAGAAGCAGGCTGAGAAgcaggaagaaaaagaggaGGCAAGAAGTAAGGACTACATTGCTCCCAAGGAAGACGTATATAAGAGCTCTCTTGAACctgagaagaagaagaagaagaggaaagctCAACATGAGGATAACTCTGAGGACGAAAAAACCCAgaagaaggccaagaaaAGGAGACAAAAAAGATTAAGTAAATAA